The Sesamum indicum cultivar Zhongzhi No. 13 linkage group LG6, S_indicum_v1.0, whole genome shotgun sequence genomic interval AATGGAGGTTCTCATGTCCAACTGGTCCAATGTTGTTCAATCTTTGccagaaaaatatatcttcCCACCCGAAAAAAGGCCCGGAAAGGATGTTTTCCCAGTCGTAAACGATGTCCCCGTTATCGATCTTGAAAGGGCGAAAGGCCACGGCCGAGGAGACATAATTCACCAGATTCTCGATGCATGCCAAGAATTTGGATTCTTTCAGGTTCACATTTCGCCTCTGTCAAGTTATTATGGAAAACAAACTGAAaagatcattttttattaacaatttttGCACTTAAATTATGttgatttaaatcaaaaaatatatgcagcccacttttttattttattagtaaaattgtaaatgtTAGCATATTTCCCAAACATGCCtaacttctattttttttgttttttactatttttcacTTTAGTTCGAGCACTCCTAGCTTTAACTACTGTTTAATTTACACTTTTCTGAACAATTTTTCTCATCACAAAAGTAAAAGCTATTGCATAGGTGTTCTAAGTTGAAaccaattaatataattattaaagatAATAGTGTAAAATTACGCAAAAATctcattctttctttctttaattctCATGTCAAGGAAAAATAGAAGCAAcctttgtgatattgtaaattgacaaattacctcattattgaaaaaatatattttatttccctatgtttttttaaaatgaagtaaggAAGCAAACAAAAGGAGGTAAAATGTTATTTTCGCTTCATAAAAAGGGTAATctgctcatttgtaatattaaattgcattaaaccctcTCGTGTAAACTCTCAAACATGGATAGTTGAGTTTGAGATGGAAGAAGTAATGGTTAACAAGAATTTGCACTGCAATGCGCAGGTGATCAACCATGGGGTTCCTGTAAGCCTAATGGACGATACCATGAACGTCTTGAAGGAGTTTTTTGGTTCGTCAGCTGAGTATAAGTCAAGCTTTTATTCTACGGATATTAATAGTAAGTGCAGAATCTACTCCAGTACCATGAGTTATGACAATGAAGAGGTTCACTACTGGAGGGATAATTTTACCCACCACTGTCACCCGCTGGAAGACCAACTACTCGAGCTCTGGCCGGATAAGCCGATCAGATATCGGTAAAAGTTCTTGATTCTCATTCAACaatcgtaattttttttcaatcagATTAATTATAGAGCAAGTGTGATacatttgtcatgtaattgattattttttttctaaaatataatacttaccatataattgattcaaattcgaTGAAAGACCCTTTGAGTTAGACTTTCCCTTCAACAACAACTCAGAGAATGACCCTAagaattttacttttagatGAATGAGAATTTGCAGGGAAAGTCGGAAGTCGTAGCAGAATCgatatttttgaatgatgttAGTGGATAAGTAGAAAGAagctaaaattgcaaaagtgTAGGAAAATTGACGTTTGAGAagaatttaattgacaaaCGACTATTTTAACCCCATATGTTACGATAATTGCTATAAGGAGAGAAAAATAGTCGAGAATCatgttgaatttattgaaaaaaaaaaaagacaaaacaaTAATAGCAAACACCCGTTTGTTGTTTCTAGTTTTTggctaaaaaatattttttctctttagagtttcaaaagctaaagttgatttttaaaatactcaaaaaataGTTGTGAAGTCGAAAGTTAAAAAGTACTTTTTGCCACACACTCCTTAACTCACatttaaattcaagaattagtacgtattcaaaaataattgagaaaattacaacgagctctCTTAAGTTTGGTATAACTACGAATACtccctcattatttgaaaaattacaatatcctctagtgtttgatgaaatattGTAATCCTGGGATTAAggtataaaattgtcaactttgtctttgttgtgtttttttaaaaaaattaaaaatgttggATGAGGTGGatgaaagtatttgaaaactcataaaaatattatccacttagtctacaaaaaaatttcagaaaattttagaaataagtaaaattattaagtcATAGTCAATAAGGCAGTTTGCTCAGTTCACCACagaaaatggatgaaaacctaacggattagactaattgttagataattgttaaattcaaaatgatattaacaaactttcaaacaacaatggaatagttgtaattatttcaaaccATAATTTTGGTGGATTTCCTTGCAGGGAAGTTGTTGGTGCGTATTCAGTTGAAGTGAGGAAGCTGTTGTTAAGgattttggatcttattaGTGAGGGGTTGGGACTTAAACTCGGATATTTTGATGGTGAACTAAGTAAAATCCAATTGTTGTCAGTCAATCATCATATTCCATGTCCTAATCCGAGTTTGACGCTGGGAATGCCCGAACATTGTGATCCTAATCTCATAAGCATGCTTCATCAATGTTCTGTCCCAGGACTCCAAGTCTTTCACCAGGGGCAATGGATGAACCTCGACCCAATGCCTAATGCATTTGTTGTCATTCCCGGACTCCAACTCAAGGTATGTAATCATCTTTTGTACGATGATGACCTTGTCCAAACTCTCTAAATACTATATTACACACAAGTCCTtcaattttaaagaattacaTTGCACCTCCTAGAATCatgttttgaattaattaaattgacgGACAAGCCACATAATCTGTAATGTAAAATATGACTATAAACGATGTCATGTAAGATTTTCGAAATGTATAAAGAGATTGTTTGTAATAATGTCCATAACTTAAGGGGTACTTATGCAATTGTTCCTTATTACAATCAAATCCTTCAATTTCAAAGAATCACTACCCATCTCCTGCAGTCATGGTTTGAATAAGAATTAACGACCATGGCTcaaagaatttttaatataaaaatccTAAAGAAAAAGTCGAAACAGAAAGATTCTTTTTATAGAATGTCCAAATTTCAAAGGgtgttttgtaattattcagTTATGATATATCACGGTAGTACGGAAGAATCCCACGCTATGATTGCCATGTTCCTCTTATAGTTATGTTTCAaacttcaattataaaaaggacgtcattataatttttcagaatcaacaaagttttttttataatatattcaaaatctaaggattaatttgcaatttttggtTCCTTTATATTCCGttagtattaattaaagaacCCCACATTTatgattcaaattattttgacaaaaatgtTGCAGGTGATaagtaatgaaaaatttactAGCCCAATTCATCGAGTGATGACACATCCAAAAGAGGGTCGGACCACCATGGGGACATTCTTGATCCCTTCTCACGACACACTCATCCTCCCACCCAATCATGCACCCCTCTTCAGAGGTTTCACCTACCAAGAGTTTTTCACTACATTCACAAAGAACAGCTGTGATGCTGACTTTGCACTTGAATATTTCAAGAACAAACCCTAATAATTAATGTGCACCGAGACCAACATTTTGATGCTTAGTTTCATGTCCGAGGACTATAATTCTGTTGCTGTCTTTAACCATGTAAATCTCTTGTCTGTGTATAGAGTTTGAAGTTGCTTTATTGATGTATTTGGCCTGCAATGTATAAAGTTTTCAGTGGTGCATTATTGAGGAGTTATTTATCTCAAATTCACGGGTAGCGTTAAATTTTGTTGGCTCAATCGATAAGAATAAAGATAGGTTACTTTCAATTAAATGATTGTGGGTTCGATTACGTTTAGAGGTGCCAGAcgagtcgagccggctcgcgagctgagctcgagcttgatTCTCTAtgcttttttctattttttttattttttatatatatttttaattttaagatttttatatatttaatttcatattcaatactttatcaattttatactcaaattgaccatatattataattattaataatttcatacatgttattttggataataataaattacggtacttttatttatgcatttaatctttatacaaaaataaatttaatcaactacttagtaatttaaacaaaattatgtcCGATTAATATTGGAGTGTGTAATC includes:
- the LOC105165641 gene encoding hyoscyamine 6-dioxygenase-like — protein: MEVLMSNWSNVVQSLPEKYIFPPEKRPGKDVFPVVNDVPVIDLERAKGHGRGDIIHQILDACQEFGFFQVINHGVPVSLMDDTMNVLKEFFGSSAEYKSSFYSTDINSKCRIYSSTMSYDNEEVHYWRDNFTHHCHPLEDQLLELWPDKPIRYREVVGAYSVEVRKLLLRILDLISEGLGLKLGYFDGELSKIQLLSVNHHIPCPNPSLTLGMPEHCDPNLISMLHQCSVPGLQVFHQGQWMNLDPMPNAFVVIPGLQLKVISNEKFTSPIHRVMTHPKEGRTTMGTFLIPSHDTLILPPNHAPLFRGFTYQEFFTTFTKNSCDADFALEYFKNKP